A genomic window from Gossypium hirsutum isolate 1008001.06 chromosome D10, Gossypium_hirsutum_v2.1, whole genome shotgun sequence includes:
- the LOC107935327 gene encoding protein NEDD1, with translation MNLPDPSSELLAASGGDTVKIFDIKLEPNDPCVLSYSPSPSCIVNSVKWNHTNLVVASAGEDKKISLWRKNGQRIGTIPVDGTDSGDSIEESILAISFSNKGSRYICSGGSGQVVRIWDLQRKRCIKWLRGHTSSITGVMYNCKDEHLASISLSGDLILHNLASGAKAAELKDPDAQELKVLDYSRISRHILVTAGDDGSVHLWDTTGRGPKVSWLKQHSAPTAGISFSPSNDKIIASVGLDKKLYTYDSGSRRPSAFISYEAPFSSLAFKDDGWTLAAGTGNGRVVFYDIRGKLQPFTVLRAYSSSEAVSSLCWQRSKPTIVNESTCTAETALLGCAMEDSVLMPDPLPSVTSTSLSSSTAVSGSRVTGRSGPAEVSSLTSSSGSTSSTLNLSSSLETPIRSHLWPGGTLTRLHAPRSTFNFKDDMEVFSPLVDVHPITPSLDKLWDGHDGAKKEHLPNDKKPSSLLFPSSRRFAFADDGASDHPILDWKSSSMSQQDVTKSFTALESTPTPSSKSEETSITPPEAWGGEKISDKFAHLRQLPSRFGMPASGGLTTSSIYAGQDQSSKLSQTSSNLSYENLHTKDASSNQEASSLGFPEHFSSSSMSALSFGSKGITRAGSLDSPKLASLAPPRRFSTYAERISTTSAFSDGTSHLVASPKTKKTGAETREELFNSLLSRSDSLTAAASGVLPAMNGGTLLPPKASQQDPQQGSNFTLQLFQRTLEETLDSFQKSIHGDMRNLHIEILRQFHMQEMEMSRVMSSILQNQAELMEEVKSLRKENQQLRQLL, from the exons ATGAATCTACCGGATCCGTCGTCGGAGTTACTAGCAGCGAGTGGCGGCGACACCGTGAAGATATTCGACATCAAGCTTGAACCGAACGATCCTTGCGTTTTAAGTTACTCGCCTTCTCCGAGTTGCATTGTCAACTCGGTTAAATGGAACCACACTA ATTTAGTGGTGGCGAGTGCCGGAGAGGATAAGAAGATATCCTTGTGGCGGAAAAATGGGCAGAGGATTGGGACAATTCCGGTTGATGGGACTGATAGTGGAGATAGCATTGAG GAGTCCATTTTAGCTATTAGCTTTAGCAACAAGGGATCCAGATACATATGTTCAGGAGGAAGTGGTCAAGTTGTAAGAATATGGGATTTACAGCGGAAGCGTTGCATCAAATGGTTAAGGGGTCATACCAGCTCAATAACAGGTGTTATGTATAACTGCAAAGATGAGCACTTGGCCTCCATCAGCCTAAGTGGGGATCTGATACTTCACAACCTTGCCTCTGGGGCAAAGGCTGCTGAATTAAAAGATCCCGATGCacag GAACTAAAGGTACTTGATTATTCGCGGATTAGTCGACACATTTTGGTGACTGCAGGTGATGATGGATCTGTCCATTTATGGGATACCACTGGTCGTGGCCCAAAG GTCTCTTGGTTGAAACAGCACTCTGCTCCGACAGCTGGCATTAGTTTCTCACCCTCCAATGATAAG ATTATTGCTAGTGTTGGGTTGGATAAGAAGCTATACACTTATGACTCAGGGTCTAGAAGACCCTCAGCTTTCATTTCATATGAGGCACCTTTTTCTTCATTGGCATTTAAAGATGATGGTTGGACACTGGCAGCTGGTACTGGTAATGGTAGAGTGGTGTTCTATGATATTCGGGGAAAACTACAGCCTTTTACTGTTCTTCGTGCTTATAGTAGTTCGGAG GCTGTTTCAAGTTTATGTTGGCAAAGATCAAAACCAACCATTGTTAATGAGAGTACTTGCACTGCTGAGACTGCTCTTTTGGGATGTGCAATGGAGGATTCTGTTCTTATGCCAGACCCACTTCCATCTGTGACATCAACAAGCCTTTCGTCATCCACAGCAGTTTCTGGTTCTCGTGTCACTGGTCGTTCAGGTCCTGCAGAAGTATCTTCTCTTACTAGTAGTAGTGGATCAACATCAAGCACACTCAATCTCTCTTCTTCTCTCGAAACACCAATTAGAAGCCATCTATGGCCAGGTGGAACACTAACGAGATTACATGCTCCTCGTTCTACATTCAATTTCAAGGATGATATGGAGGTATTTTCCCCTCTTGTGGATGTTCATCCTATTACACCCTCGCTGGATAAGCTGTGGGATGGTCATGATGGTGCAAAGAAAGAGCACCTACCCAATGATAAGAAGCCATCCTCCCTGCTGTTTCCTTCTAGCAGGAGGTTTGCTTTTGCTGATGATGGAGCCAGTGATCACCCAATACTTGATTGGAAGTCCAGTTCAATGTCTCAACAG GATGTGACGAAGTCTTTTACAGCTTTGGAATCTACCCCTACACCATCTTCCAAGAGTGAAGAGACCTCCATCACTCCTCCAGAAGCTTGGGGTGGTGAGAAGATATCTGACAAATTTGCTCACCTTCGCCAGCTGCCATCTCGTTTTGGGATGCCAGCTTCTGGTGGTCTGACAACGAGCTCTATTTATGCTGGACAAGATCAGTCGTCAAAGCTCAGTCAGACCAGTTCTAACCTGAGCTATGAAAATTTGCACACGAAAGATGCCTCTTCAAATCAGGAGGCTTCTTCATTGGGATTTCCTGAACATTTCTCCTCGAGCTCCATGTCTGCTTTATCTTTTGGTTCAAAAGGCATTACTAGAGCTGGCAGCCTTGACTCACCAAAACTAGCATCTTTAGCACCGCCTCGAAGGTTTTCAACATATGCTGAGAGAATTAGTACTACATCTGCTTTTAGTGATGGAACATCCCATTTGGTGGCTTctccaaaaacaaagaaaacggGAGCTGAAACCAGAGAAGAGCTGTTTAATAGCCTGTTATCGAGGTCTGATTCATTGACTGCAGCGGCATCAGGAGTTCTTCCAGCAATGAAT GGAGGAACATTACTACCCCCCAAGGCATCTCAGCAAGATCCTCAACAAGGAAGCAACTTTACTCTTCAGCTATTTCAACGAACTCTAGAAGAAACCCTCGATTCATTTCAGAAATCCATTCATGGAGATATGAGGAACTTGCATATTGAAATTTTAAGACAATTCCACATGCAGGAG ATGGAGATGTCTCGTGTGATGAGCTCCATATTACAGAACCAAGCTGAACTGATGGAAGAGGTTAAGTCTCTCCGGAAAGAAAATCAGCAGCTTCGTCAATTGCTTTGA
- the LOC121222140 gene encoding disease resistance RPP8-like protein 3, producing the protein MAEAIVSLAVERISELLIREAVFLKDVKEEVESLNTELKRMQCFLEDVNGKAEQDTRLRNRVSEIRDLAYDAEDLIDSFILERAHQGGFQGIVKRFTSICTKPYHLHKIGVQVKAIQTKLQNISKNLPAYEISRDGEGSSSVFNVQRQLRRAFSHVEEEDVVRLEVSTKDVITMLMTEEDRPHAVVSIVGMGGLGKTTLARKVYNHVDVRRHFDFLAWFSISQQCKPREVLLSVLKKVLSPSNNEREKIEKMDEIELMRTLFDALKEKRYLVVLDCYEDWDILKPAFPRGRKGSQILFTTRNRNVASRADSCNTPMELSVLTDDESWNLLCKKAFPRSKMGSQCCSEEFVKLGKEMVKKCGGLPLAIVVLGCLLATKQSVAQWEMVHKNIHGHLNELPHQDRQYGAVNRILVSSYNDLPYPLKPCFLYLSHYPEDWEIPKKELIRLWIAEGFIPENEEFFMEDLGEIFLEELIDRSLVQLSRRDYTGTNVETCRVHDLLRDLCTKKAREEKFLEIIQQPQHELEVTLAESMLRRISIHPSKSKVYLKGKHPKLRSLLFSHSEKLVELCISKYKSFKFLRVLTLQKGKCIYVSAVIGKIYEDWHVSAEIEKLCHLRILYMEQAYIGSKMVCSANGFPKLDYLRMSSFLELKEWEIEEGAMPCLRELKLVNVESIRMLPEGLRYITTLQELNLLGVSWSLKERIKVIDGREGEDFYKVRHIPSIYI; encoded by the exons ATGGCAGAGGCTATTGTGTCCTTGGCTGTTGAAAGAATTTCAGAATTACTCATCCGTGAAGCAGTTTTCCTCAAAGATGTCAAGGAAGAAGTTGAGAGCCTAAACACTGAACTAAAGAGAATGCAGTGTTTCTTGGAGGACGTTAATGGGAAGGCGGAACAAGACACGCGTCTCCGTAATCGGGTATCCGAAATCAGAGATCTTGCTTACGATGCTGAAGATCTTATCGACTCCTTCATCCTTGAACGTGCACATCAAGGAGGCTTTCAAGGAATCGTCAAGAGATTCACCTCCATTTGCACCAAACCTTATCATCTGCACAAAATCGGGGTGCAGGTCAAAGCAATCCAGACCAAGCTCCAAAACATTTCCAAGAATCTTCCAGCTTATGAGATATCCCGTGATGGAGAAGGTTCTAGCTCAGTTTTCAACGTGCAACGACAGTTAAGAAGGGCATTCTCCCATGTTGAGGAAGAGGACGTTGTTCGCTTGGAGGTTAGCACCAAGGATGTCATCACCATGTTGATGACTGAAGAAGATAGGCCCCACGCCGTGGTTTCCATAGTCGGCATGGGGGGCCTCGGTAAGACAACTCTTGCCAGAAAAGTATATAATCATGTTGATGTGAGACGCCATTTTGATTTCTTGGCTTGGTTTTCTATCTCTCAACAATGTAAGCCGAGAGAAGTTTTGCTTAGTGTCTTGAAGAAAGTTCTCTCTCCTTCTAATAATGAAAGAGAGAAAATTGAGAAAATGGACGAGATTGAGCTGATGAGAACGCTTTTTGATGCTTTGAAAGAAAAGCGGTATTTGGTGGTCCTCgattgtta CGAGGATTGGGATATTCTTAAACCTGCTTTTCCACGAGGAAGAAAGGGAAGCCAAATATTGTTCACAACACGCAACAGGAATGTGGCTTCACGAGCCGATTCTTGCAACACTCCCATGGAGCTCTCAGTTCTTACGGATGATGAAAGTTGGAATCTTTTGTGTAAGAAAGCATTCCCACGGAGCAAAATGGGTTCTCAATGCTGCTCAGAAGAATTTGTGAAGCTTGGAAAAGAGATGGTGAAAAAATGTGGAGGCTTGCCTTTAGCAATTGTTGTGTTGGGTTGCTTGCTGGCAACAAAACAGTCAGTGGCTCAATGGGAGATGGTTCATAAAAACATCCATGGACACTTAAATGAGCTCCCACACCAAGATCGTCAATATGGTGCAGTGAACCGAATTTTGGTTTCAAGCTACAATGACTTGCCTTATCCTTTAAAACCATGCTTTTTGTATCTTAGTCATTATCCAGAAGATTGGGAGATACCGAAAAAAGAACTCATTCGTTTATGGATCGCTGAAGGTTTCATTCCGGAAAACGAAGAATTCTTCATGGAGGATTTAGGCGAAATATTCCTAGAAGAGCTTATAGATCGGAGCTTGGTTCAACTTAGCAGGCGAGACTATACAGGAACAAATGTGGAGACATGTCGAGTGCATGATCTCTTGAGGGACTTGTGCACGAAGAAAGCAAGAGAGGAGAAGTTCTTGGAAATTATTCAACAACCACAGCATGAACTTGAAGTGACATTGGCAGAATCTATGCTACGAAGAATTTCTATTCATCCTAGTAAATCGAAAGTTTATTTGAAGGGAAAGCATCCAAAATTACGCTCTTTGTTGTTTTCTCATTCTGAGAAATTGGTAGAATTGTGCATTTCAAAATACAAAAGCTTCAAATTTTTGAGGGTGTTGACTCTTCAAAAAGGAAAATGCATATATGTGTCAGCTGTAATCGGTAAAATATATGAAGACTGGCATGTGTCAGCTGAAATTG AAAAGCTATGTCATTTGAGGATTCTCTATATGGAGCAAGCATATATTGGGAGTAAAATGGTGTGCTCTGCAAATGGATTTCCTAAACTTGATTATCTTCGAATGTCTTCGTTCCTTGAGTTGAAGGAGTGGGAAATAGAAGAAGGCGCAATGCCATGCCTTCGAGAATTGAAGTTGGTCAATGTTGAGAGTATAAGGATGCTTCCAGAAGGATTGAGGTACATTACTACTCTCCAAGAATTGAATTTATTAGGAGTATCTTGGTCATTGAAAGAAAGGATTAAAGTGATAGATGGAAGAGAAGGAGAGGATTTCTATAAAGTGCGCCACATTCCCTCCATCTACATTTAA